A single window of Vibrio campbellii CAIM 519 = NBRC 15631 = ATCC 25920 DNA harbors:
- the lhgO gene encoding L-2-hydroxyglutarate oxidase, translating into MKSAYDYIIVGGGIVGVSTAWQLQQRHPGKSILLVEKESGFAKHQTGHNSGVIHAGVYYAPGSLKADFCKRGVERTISFCAEHDIPVENCGKLLVATNEQEVERMNALYERCHVNGIDVKLLDEVQLKLAEPNITGLGAIYVKTTSIVDYRLVTEQMAEEFQKLGGQISLRTKVVAAEEKDEEVQLTCISDGQTMQLNTKFLVTCSGLMADRMTKMMGIPTDFQIIPYRGEYYRLDSKHDQVVNHLIYPIPDPDLPFLGVHLTRMIDGSVTVGPNAVQGWKREGYDKVNFSLQDTMQMLSFSGFWKVTQKHLKTGLDEFKNSWWKPGYLKLVNKYCPSIKVEDLKPYPAGIRAQAVLSDGTLVHDFLFAESARSLHVCNAPSPAATSAMPIGEYICDKVNEKIEAKTEAV; encoded by the coding sequence ATGAAATCAGCCTATGACTACATCATTGTTGGTGGCGGTATCGTTGGTGTGTCGACAGCATGGCAACTGCAGCAACGTCATCCAGGCAAATCCATTTTATTGGTTGAGAAAGAGTCCGGTTTTGCCAAGCACCAAACCGGACATAATAGTGGCGTGATTCATGCCGGGGTGTACTACGCACCGGGCAGCTTAAAGGCAGATTTTTGTAAGCGAGGGGTAGAGCGAACCATTTCGTTCTGCGCCGAGCACGATATTCCGGTGGAGAACTGTGGCAAGTTACTGGTTGCTACCAATGAGCAAGAAGTCGAACGTATGAATGCCCTCTATGAGCGCTGCCATGTCAACGGCATCGACGTAAAGCTACTCGATGAAGTTCAACTCAAGCTGGCTGAGCCAAACATCACAGGCTTGGGCGCGATTTATGTCAAAACCACCAGTATTGTCGATTATCGTTTGGTCACTGAGCAGATGGCGGAAGAGTTCCAAAAGCTCGGTGGTCAAATCAGCCTGAGAACCAAAGTAGTGGCTGCCGAAGAGAAGGATGAAGAAGTCCAACTTACCTGCATTTCAGACGGTCAAACCATGCAGCTCAATACCAAGTTCTTGGTTACTTGCAGTGGCTTGATGGCGGATCGCATGACTAAGATGATGGGTATTCCCACTGACTTTCAGATCATCCCTTATCGTGGTGAATACTACCGATTAGATAGCAAACACGACCAAGTGGTGAATCATCTTATTTACCCAATCCCAGATCCTGATTTGCCTTTTTTGGGTGTCCACCTCACGCGTATGATTGATGGCAGTGTGACCGTTGGTCCAAATGCGGTGCAAGGCTGGAAGCGAGAAGGGTACGATAAGGTCAACTTTAGCCTGCAAGATACCATGCAAATGCTCAGCTTTTCAGGTTTCTGGAAGGTGACACAAAAGCATCTAAAAACCGGATTGGATGAGTTTAAGAACTCGTGGTGGAAGCCGGGCTATCTCAAGTTGGTCAACAAATACTGCCCAAGCATCAAGGTCGAAGATCTCAAACCATATCCTGCGGGTATTCGCGCGCAAGCGGTGTTATCTGATGGCACTTTGGTTCATGACTTCTTGTTTGCCGAGAGCGCAAGAAGCCTGCATGTTTGCAATGCACCCTCTCCCGCAGCGACATCTGCAATGCCGATTGGGGAGTACATTTGCGATAAAGTGAATGAGAAGATAGAGGCAAAAACCGAGGCGGTTTAA
- a CDS encoding GrpB family protein: MKLGLANHKVDVVKHDPAWRQEFVRCRFELALMTEIPLTQIEHIGSTAIMNMPAKPIIDMVLGIEHFPHVSPKLIDALKSVGFLRLKVEKQDEIVFAKFTDDSYQVKTHYLHITQYQGQLWRDWIQFRDRLNGSAELRSEYLTLKFSLVEQAEITIEKYTDAKAEFVKKVIST; encoded by the coding sequence ATGAAATTAGGTTTAGCCAATCACAAAGTCGACGTTGTTAAGCATGACCCTGCATGGCGACAGGAGTTTGTGCGTTGCCGCTTTGAACTGGCGTTAATGACGGAGATACCGCTAACTCAAATCGAGCATATTGGCAGTACTGCCATTATGAATATGCCTGCCAAACCTATTATCGATATGGTGCTAGGTATTGAGCACTTTCCTCATGTTTCTCCAAAACTGATTGATGCACTGAAAAGTGTTGGATTTCTGCGGTTGAAAGTGGAAAAGCAAGATGAGATTGTCTTTGCGAAGTTCACCGATGATTCTTATCAAGTCAAAACACACTATCTGCACATCACTCAGTATCAAGGACAGTTGTGGCGAGACTGGATTCAATTTCGAGATAGACTAAATGGAAGTGCTGAGCTTAGAAGCGAGTATCTAACTCTGAAGTTTTCTTTGGTGGAGCAAGCTGAAATAACCATCGAAAAATATACGGATGCTAAAGCCGAGTTCGTAAAGAAAGTCATCTCGACATAA
- a CDS encoding NADH:ubiquinone reductase (Na(+)-transporting) subunit B: protein MSLKHYFEKVSPKFEPGGKYQKFYPLFEAVETLFYTPGKVNHGATHVRDSIDLKRIMIMVWLAVFPAMFWGMYNMGQQSSDALLYGLDQVAAQQAIDASWGLSWVWGSVEVASQAGWASKMLVGATYFLPVYATVFIVGGFWEVLFAIIRKHEVNEGFFVSSILFSLILPPTIPLWQAALGITFGIVVAKEIFGGTGRNFLNPALAGRAFLYFAYPANMSGGAVWVAADGYSGATPLSQWYEGGQSALTNNMTGQSISWMDAFVGNLPGSMGEVSTLLIALTGLVLIFMKIASWRIVAGVFVGLAVTSLLLNAIGSNTNPMFSMPFYWHFVIGGVAFGTFFMATDPVSAAFTNGGKWAYGILIGVMTIFIRVLNPAYPEGIMLAILFANLFAPLFDYMVKENNIKRRMKRARPS from the coding sequence ATGAGTCTAAAGCATTATTTTGAGAAGGTCTCACCAAAGTTTGAACCGGGAGGCAAATACCAAAAGTTCTACCCACTTTTTGAAGCTGTCGAAACCCTTTTTTACACGCCGGGTAAAGTGAATCACGGCGCTACTCATGTTCGAGACAGCATAGACCTAAAGCGGATCATGATTATGGTGTGGCTAGCCGTTTTCCCCGCGATGTTTTGGGGCATGTACAACATGGGGCAGCAATCCAGCGACGCTTTGCTCTACGGTCTTGACCAAGTAGCAGCGCAGCAAGCCATTGATGCCTCTTGGGGGCTAAGCTGGGTTTGGGGTTCGGTAGAAGTCGCGAGCCAAGCAGGTTGGGCAAGCAAAATGCTTGTTGGCGCGACCTATTTTCTGCCTGTCTACGCGACGGTATTCATCGTTGGTGGTTTTTGGGAAGTTCTGTTTGCCATCATCCGCAAACATGAAGTGAATGAAGGCTTCTTCGTGAGCTCCATTCTGTTCTCATTGATTCTGCCGCCAACCATTCCACTGTGGCAAGCCGCCTTAGGTATCACTTTTGGTATTGTGGTAGCGAAAGAAATCTTCGGTGGCACGGGGCGAAACTTCTTAAACCCGGCACTAGCAGGGCGAGCCTTCTTGTACTTTGCTTATCCCGCTAACATGTCTGGCGGTGCTGTTTGGGTTGCGGCAGATGGTTACTCTGGCGCTACACCGCTGAGCCAATGGTATGAAGGTGGTCAGAGTGCCTTGACGAACAACATGACGGGGCAGTCTATCTCATGGATGGATGCGTTTGTTGGCAATCTGCCCGGTTCGATGGGGGAAGTCTCAACCTTACTTATTGCGCTCACAGGTCTAGTGCTAATCTTCATGAAGATCGCTTCGTGGCGAATTGTTGCTGGGGTCTTTGTTGGCTTAGCCGTAACTTCGCTACTGCTTAATGCGATTGGATCGAATACAAATCCCATGTTCTCTATGCCGTTCTATTGGCACTTCGTGATCGGTGGTGTTGCGTTTGGTACCTTCTTTATGGCGACAGATCCAGTATCCGCTGCTTTTACTAATGGTGGTAAGTGGGCTTACGGTATCTTGATTGGTGTGATGACGATATTTATCCGAGTACTCAACCCAGCCTATCCTGAAGGCATTATGTTAGCGATTCTGTTTGCCAACTTGTTTGCTCCTTTATTCGACTACATGGTCAAAGAGAACAACATCAAACGCAGAATGAAAAGGGCAAGACCTTCGTAA
- a CDS encoding sigma-54-dependent transcriptional regulator, translating into MAFNDSPKIALIEDDDIVRQATSQWLQLAGFDVSAFSLGEEGKAAILSQEFDAIVSDVRLPDIDGLSILESLIANHIQTPIILITGHGDVDMAVGALQRGAFDFVEKPFLPERLSQRVTEAVENYRAQTSTQDRQEYLSRISGLEEVLVGRSKVMQKLREQVAKLARIDTNVIIYGETGCGKELVATSLHNESQRRSYHFVPINCGAIPETLFESELFGHEAGAFTGAAKKRIGKLEYADKGTLFFDEVESMPLSMQVKVLRALQEHTIERVGGNQQISVDLRVIAAAKEDLNDHDDFRQDLYYRLNVAQIYLPPLREREEDALILFEHFTLKNNPNCRPVSEADRKAILAYAWPGNVRELRNVAIRFALDNTISVMEILSSRPSSTNEETHAGVPLVIQLHNFERKVLHDSLVRNQGRITDVMVELDLPRRTLNQKMQKFGLNRSDYT; encoded by the coding sequence ATGGCTTTTAACGACTCCCCTAAAATTGCACTTATCGAAGACGACGATATTGTTCGTCAGGCAACTAGCCAATGGTTACAGCTGGCGGGATTTGATGTATCGGCATTCAGTCTGGGGGAAGAGGGCAAAGCCGCCATTCTTAGCCAAGAATTTGATGCCATTGTGAGTGATGTTCGCCTACCAGACATCGACGGTTTATCGATACTAGAAAGCCTGATTGCCAACCACATTCAAACTCCGATTATTTTGATCACTGGCCACGGTGATGTCGATATGGCCGTTGGTGCTTTACAACGCGGTGCGTTTGATTTTGTTGAGAAGCCTTTCCTGCCAGAGCGTCTATCTCAACGCGTGACTGAGGCCGTTGAGAATTATCGCGCACAAACTTCTACTCAAGATCGTCAGGAGTATCTTTCTCGCATCAGCGGCTTAGAAGAAGTGTTGGTTGGGCGAAGCAAAGTGATGCAAAAACTAAGGGAGCAAGTTGCCAAGCTAGCGCGAATTGATACTAACGTGATCATTTATGGTGAAACAGGTTGTGGTAAAGAGCTGGTGGCCACCAGTTTGCATAATGAGAGCCAACGGAGATCCTATCACTTTGTGCCTATCAACTGTGGCGCAATTCCTGAAACGCTGTTCGAGAGCGAATTATTTGGCCATGAAGCTGGTGCATTTACCGGCGCGGCCAAAAAGCGCATTGGTAAACTTGAATACGCAGATAAGGGCACCTTGTTTTTTGATGAAGTAGAAAGTATGCCCCTGTCAATGCAAGTGAAAGTATTGCGCGCTCTTCAAGAACACACCATAGAGCGAGTCGGTGGCAACCAACAAATCTCTGTTGATTTACGGGTGATCGCGGCGGCGAAAGAAGATCTCAATGATCATGACGACTTTCGTCAGGATTTATATTATCGCCTTAATGTGGCGCAGATCTATCTACCGCCACTGAGAGAGCGTGAAGAAGACGCATTGATCTTATTCGAACATTTCACCTTGAAGAACAACCCAAACTGCCGGCCTGTGAGTGAAGCCGATAGAAAAGCCATTCTTGCTTATGCGTGGCCGGGCAATGTGCGGGAACTACGAAACGTGGCCATAAGGTTCGCGTTAGACAACACCATTTCGGTTATGGAAATTCTCTCTAGTCGCCCTTCCTCGACAAACGAAGAGACACATGCAGGGGTGCCGTTGGTGATTCAGCTGCATAATTTTGAACGCAAGGTGCTACATGATTCGTTAGTTCGAAACCAAGGAAGAATTACGGATGTGATGGTCGAATTAGATTTACCACGCCGAACCCTCAACCAAAAGATGCAGAAGTTTGGGTTGAATCGCTCTGATTACACGTAG
- a CDS encoding TRAP transporter permease, which translates to MSDSIEKELQKFELPTRTDFPWVTTTITVFAVMLSVLHIWFNTLSTLPELWISATHFAGFAVICALWYPAHISLKQSKIALGVDVLIAMGAVACLLYIPYAEDALYERGVKFVTSDWVFAILAILIVIELIRRTMGWFIPVLIVVCLSYVVLWGKWATGIFHFPGLSMETLLYRSFYSSEGMFGSISRISWTFVFMFILFGAFLVRSGVGDYIINVARAAAGKIIGGPGFIAVIGSGLMGSVSGSSVANTVSTGVISIPLMQKAGFPSRFAAGVEAAASTGGQLMPPVMGAGAFIMASYTQIPYVDIIAVSFIPALIYFLSVAFFVRIEAKRSGVQKITTSDESLLKVVVSGWHNLIPLAVLVTLLVQGFTPTYAAGLSIISVVVASWFSKDHKMGPKAIIEALSQGAKNMATTAVLLVGIGLVVNVISTTGIGNTFSLMIDGWANGDLFIMIVLIALASLVLGMGLPVTAAYIVLGTLSAPALYKLIAENQLLELMVSGQLPEQAKAIFMLAAPEKLELLNAPMALETAKEMVALVPADFMETLLEQSLGMEAVGLALLAAHLIIFWLSQDSNVTPPVCLTAFAAATIAKTPPMRTGLMAWKIAKGLYLVPLLIAYTGLVSWDVTSVITVGFFAIIGTYALIGAIEGYLEGPLNILLRLVLIVVGTLLVWYDIPMLVRVASCAGFVAIFIYSGRKFKLQQSQLSVL; encoded by the coding sequence ATGAGCGACTCAATAGAGAAGGAATTGCAGAAGTTTGAGCTGCCCACGCGCACAGACTTTCCGTGGGTAACGACCACAATCACAGTGTTTGCCGTGATGCTATCTGTTTTGCACATTTGGTTTAATACCTTATCGACGTTACCGGAGTTATGGATTTCTGCCACTCACTTTGCTGGTTTTGCAGTAATTTGTGCGCTTTGGTACCCGGCCCATATCTCTCTCAAGCAGAGTAAGATTGCACTGGGCGTCGATGTGTTGATTGCCATGGGGGCCGTCGCGTGCTTGCTCTACATTCCTTATGCCGAAGACGCGCTGTACGAACGCGGTGTGAAGTTCGTGACCAGCGATTGGGTGTTCGCCATCTTGGCCATCTTGATTGTTATCGAACTGATTCGACGTACTATGGGCTGGTTTATTCCAGTGCTGATTGTGGTGTGTTTAAGCTACGTTGTGCTTTGGGGTAAGTGGGCAACCGGTATTTTCCACTTCCCGGGTTTGAGTATGGAAACTTTACTTTACCGCAGTTTCTATTCTTCAGAGGGCATGTTCGGTTCTATTTCACGCATCAGTTGGACTTTTGTATTCATGTTCATTCTGTTTGGTGCGTTTCTTGTTCGCTCTGGCGTCGGCGATTACATCATCAATGTGGCACGTGCGGCGGCTGGCAAAATCATCGGCGGTCCCGGTTTTATCGCAGTAATTGGCTCGGGCTTGATGGGCTCCGTATCTGGCTCTAGCGTGGCAAATACGGTTTCAACCGGTGTTATCAGTATTCCTTTGATGCAAAAAGCGGGTTTCCCTTCGCGCTTTGCCGCGGGCGTTGAAGCAGCTGCATCGACAGGTGGTCAGTTGATGCCACCAGTGATGGGGGCGGGTGCTTTCATCATGGCGTCTTACACGCAAATTCCTTATGTTGATATCATCGCGGTTTCTTTCATTCCAGCTCTTATCTACTTCTTGTCTGTGGCGTTCTTTGTGCGTATCGAAGCTAAACGCAGCGGCGTTCAGAAGATCACGACCAGCGATGAATCTCTACTCAAAGTCGTGGTTAGCGGCTGGCACAACCTTATTCCGCTCGCTGTATTGGTTACTCTTTTGGTCCAAGGCTTTACGCCAACTTACGCGGCGGGTCTATCGATCATTTCTGTTGTGGTGGCTTCTTGGTTCTCAAAAGATCACAAAATGGGACCAAAAGCGATCATCGAAGCGCTTTCGCAAGGCGCGAAAAACATGGCGACAACCGCCGTATTGCTTGTGGGTATTGGTTTGGTGGTCAACGTGATCAGCACCACGGGCATCGGTAACACGTTCTCATTGATGATCGACGGCTGGGCGAATGGCGACTTGTTCATTATGATCGTTCTTATTGCGCTCGCCTCTCTGGTATTGGGCATGGGGTTACCAGTAACGGCGGCTTACATTGTTTTGGGTACACTGTCTGCCCCTGCGCTGTACAAGTTGATTGCGGAAAACCAATTGCTTGAATTAATGGTGTCGGGTCAATTGCCGGAGCAAGCAAAAGCCATCTTTATGTTGGCGGCGCCAGAAAAGCTGGAACTGCTTAATGCGCCAATGGCGTTGGAAACTGCAAAAGAAATGGTGGCGTTAGTGCCTGCTGACTTTATGGAAACCCTACTAGAGCAAAGTCTAGGTATGGAAGCGGTAGGCTTAGCACTGCTGGCTGCTCACCTCATTATCTTTTGGTTATCGCAAGACAGCAACGTAACCCCTCCAGTGTGTTTGACCGCTTTTGCTGCGGCAACCATTGCAAAAACACCGCCAATGCGCACCGGTTTAATGGCGTGGAAAATCGCCAAAGGTTTGTATCTTGTGCCGCTACTTATTGCCTACACAGGCTTGGTAAGTTGGGATGTGACGTCGGTGATTACCGTCGGCTTCTTTGCAATCATTGGTACCTATGCATTGATTGGTGCGATTGAAGGTTACTTGGAAGGTCCTCTAAACATTCTGCTGCGTCTTGTGTTGATTGTGGTGGGTACATTGCTGGTTTGGTACGACATCCCAATGTTGGTTCGTGTAGCAAGCTGCGCGGGATTTGTCGCGATTTTTATTTACAGTGGTCGCAAGTTCAAATTGCAACAATCTCAACTATCGGTTTTATAA
- a CDS encoding TAXI family TRAP transporter solute-binding subunit, with protein MKMNKLVKALAVAVTSFGIAANAVAEERSYILATASTGGTYYPVGVALATLSKVKLAPKHHFSLSAISSAGSGENVKLLNENEAQFAILQGLYGAWAWSGEGPYEKSGRQEQLRSVSMLWQNVEHFIVRSDLAKTGTVTDLNNLDGKKFSIGKKNSGTENSGRQIMKGLNVDPDKFNLAYMGYGGSASALQNGTIDGMNTPAGVPVGAVTQAFAALGKDISILSFTDEQIKEANGHYNLWTKYEIPANTYPGLDKPITTIAQPNFLAVREDISEEDVYQLTKAIYENLPFLQGIHKATKAMAMEKAIAGLPVPLHPGAARYYKEMGIEIPSDLMAK; from the coding sequence ATGAAAATGAATAAGCTGGTAAAAGCTTTAGCTGTCGCTGTGACTTCTTTTGGTATTGCTGCTAATGCAGTAGCGGAAGAGCGTAGCTACATTCTTGCAACGGCATCGACAGGCGGAACTTACTACCCAGTGGGTGTAGCACTGGCGACATTAAGTAAAGTGAAATTAGCACCTAAACATCACTTCTCCCTCTCTGCTATTAGCTCTGCTGGATCTGGTGAAAACGTCAAACTGTTGAACGAAAACGAAGCCCAGTTCGCGATTCTGCAGGGCTTATACGGTGCGTGGGCTTGGTCTGGCGAAGGTCCTTATGAGAAGAGTGGTCGCCAAGAGCAGCTGCGTTCAGTCTCTATGCTGTGGCAAAATGTTGAGCACTTTATTGTTCGCTCTGACCTAGCAAAAACGGGCACGGTGACAGATCTAAACAACCTAGATGGTAAGAAGTTCTCCATCGGTAAGAAAAACTCTGGTACAGAGAATTCTGGTCGTCAAATCATGAAAGGTCTGAATGTCGACCCAGATAAATTCAATCTAGCCTACATGGGCTACGGCGGTAGCGCGAGTGCGCTTCAAAACGGCACTATTGACGGCATGAACACGCCAGCGGGAGTCCCCGTTGGGGCGGTCACTCAAGCTTTTGCTGCGCTTGGTAAAGACATCTCGATTCTTTCGTTTACAGACGAACAAATCAAAGAGGCGAATGGCCACTATAACCTTTGGACGAAATACGAGATCCCAGCCAACACCTACCCAGGTCTGGACAAGCCGATCACGACTATCGCACAACCAAACTTCTTGGCCGTTCGTGAAGATATCTCGGAAGAAGACGTATACCAGCTAACGAAAGCAATATACGAGAACTTGCCATTCCTACAAGGTATTCATAAAGCAACCAAAGCAATGGCGATGGAAAAAGCAATTGCTGGCTTGCCAGTACCTCTTCACCCAGGTGCCGCGCGTTACTACAAAGAAATGGGCATCGAAATCCCATCAGACCTAATGGCGAAATAA
- a CDS encoding sensor histidine kinase: MQRRRIGKTWLVVALASMLILSCYIASREVARQWLSVETQNEAQQKLLDYIGEVRRALKRFYHLPYLVTNNPETIAFVKGNLTYYEPLQTQLTQLDKAANTEGWLILSNSGEVLVSSLIEERFSLSDRKAIVEQIHNQAGGVSLVNKTKGSSPLYYLAAPIYDGLNIAGIVVVQINLSLLTEQTITSQDIITLQNRQQRFFLSSSPVYNADWFNEPNNTVQLETQRLYDNTNIRAWTLNHQRYFAHTVKLDDLNWYVSYLTPSKPIQQTINVIGWSVAALLLLIVLLVIIGLQRRQKHINQQRIQALLEESQRRLKQMINKTHVGLLLIDEQGQLFDLNPMAKRLFCLPESVNRHTFAWELFDAGNPNSTTLKLLKDLPKHKELAEISTVETIAKRSDGSVFPVLFSLTSFPWHGEQYFLATIIDISKRKKAEQSLQQVNQELAQRVEERTQALKEAQSQLIESSKMAALGRMSSAITHELNQPLTGLRTLLTTNELLAERGETDMMKANNVLVQKLIDRMASMTSQLKTFAYNKPQCLQAISLTSALEETLRVYQSQLDKVDVRVRVPRNLNKIMGEEQRLLQVLGNLVSNALDAMGNTTNPQLNLIVNPTANQVELTVSDNGCGVSDEMLESMFEPFQTSKKIGEGLGLGLAITANNMRDMNGQVTVHKNEQNGLTFTLLFKSA; the protein is encoded by the coding sequence ATGCAGCGTAGAAGAATTGGCAAAACATGGCTTGTAGTCGCACTTGCATCCATGCTGATTTTGTCTTGCTATATCGCCAGTCGAGAGGTTGCTCGTCAATGGTTGAGTGTCGAGACTCAAAACGAAGCTCAACAAAAGTTGCTCGACTATATCGGTGAAGTTCGCCGGGCTCTTAAACGCTTCTATCACCTGCCATACCTTGTGACCAATAACCCGGAAACCATTGCGTTTGTAAAAGGGAATCTAACTTATTACGAGCCGCTACAAACCCAACTGACTCAACTGGATAAAGCCGCTAACACAGAAGGTTGGCTGATCCTGTCTAACTCTGGCGAGGTATTGGTATCGAGTTTAATCGAAGAGCGCTTTAGCCTGTCTGACCGAAAAGCGATTGTGGAACAAATTCACAATCAAGCTGGTGGTGTCTCTTTGGTGAACAAAACCAAAGGCTCCAGCCCGCTTTATTATTTGGCCGCTCCTATCTATGACGGCTTGAATATCGCTGGCATTGTGGTAGTACAAATCAACCTGAGCCTATTGACTGAGCAAACCATTACCAGTCAAGACATCATCACATTGCAAAATCGCCAGCAGCGTTTCTTCCTATCGAGCAGCCCAGTCTATAACGCAGACTGGTTTAACGAACCGAACAACACAGTCCAGTTAGAAACTCAGCGCTTATACGACAACACCAATATCAGAGCATGGACACTCAACCATCAACGCTATTTTGCACATACCGTGAAGCTGGATGACTTGAATTGGTACGTCAGCTACCTCACCCCTTCCAAACCGATTCAACAAACTATTAATGTGATTGGTTGGAGCGTAGCGGCGCTGCTCCTATTGATCGTCTTGCTTGTCATCATTGGCTTGCAACGTCGCCAAAAACACATCAACCAACAACGGATTCAAGCCCTTTTGGAAGAGTCCCAACGCCGCTTGAAGCAAATGATCAATAAGACTCACGTTGGTTTGTTATTGATTGACGAACAAGGGCAACTGTTTGACCTCAACCCGATGGCGAAGCGTTTGTTTTGTTTGCCAGAGAGCGTTAATCGACACACTTTTGCTTGGGAGCTATTTGATGCCGGTAACCCAAATTCCACCACTCTCAAGTTACTTAAAGATCTACCTAAACATAAAGAGCTCGCAGAGATCAGCACGGTCGAAACCATCGCCAAAAGGAGTGATGGCAGCGTCTTCCCTGTTCTGTTCTCCCTGACCAGTTTCCCTTGGCATGGCGAGCAGTATTTCCTTGCAACGATCATAGACATCAGTAAGCGGAAAAAAGCCGAGCAATCACTACAACAGGTCAACCAAGAACTGGCACAACGTGTAGAAGAGCGAACTCAAGCGCTGAAAGAAGCACAAAGCCAGTTAATTGAATCGAGCAAAATGGCAGCCTTAGGTCGTATGTCGAGCGCGATCACTCATGAACTTAATCAGCCGCTAACGGGCTTGCGTACTCTGCTCACCACTAATGAGCTATTGGCTGAACGAGGTGAAACCGACATGATGAAAGCCAATAACGTCTTGGTACAGAAACTGATTGATCGCATGGCAAGCATGACCAGTCAGCTAAAAACGTTCGCTTACAACAAACCACAATGTTTACAAGCGATTTCCCTTACCTCTGCACTCGAAGAAACATTGCGTGTTTACCAATCTCAACTAGACAAGGTGGATGTACGGGTCCGTGTTCCTCGAAATTTAAACAAGATCATGGGAGAAGAACAACGACTGCTGCAGGTGCTTGGCAACCTTGTATCGAACGCATTGGATGCGATGGGCAACACCACTAATCCTCAGCTCAACTTGATCGTCAATCCAACGGCAAATCAGGTAGAACTAACGGTGAGTGACAATGGCTGCGGCGTCTCAGATGAGATGCTCGAATCGATGTTTGAACCCTTCCAAACCTCAAAGAAAATTGGTGAGGGGCTAGGGCTGGGTTTAGCGATTACGGCCAACAATATGCGTGATATGAATGGACAAGTTACCGTGCACAAGAATGAACAAAATGGACTGACTTTCACTTTATTGTTCAAATCAGCTTAA
- the brnQ gene encoding branched-chain amino acid transport system II carrier protein, with product MLSARNIAALGFMTFAMYLGAGNLIFPPFLGYQAGENFLSGMSGFLLTGVGLPAMALVMVAIVNGSDKLTAALPKPLATSFWVMVFIVIGPAFVIPRAITVAYQFSFAPMFGDAALVPFTIAFCVITILFALYPGKLVDNLGKILTPALMAILVIMSVTALVYPAGELTTATGPYVSGAFAEGLTQGYMTMDALGSIGFGWIIFRAIRSMGVDCPKATAKYTLIAALMYAVAMAFVYISLAYIGSTSSYLGSEFSNGGDILTAFTFNHFGAFGSLLLGAVMVLACLTTAIGVTTAGSEFYDNTFSKVNYKGCVITTMVLAGLIANVGLEQLLAITLPAVVVLHPVAIALMIMAPVRNKMSQFMVVATAFTALVFGCVDALHILGYMPEAANQWLDSNMPLYHYFASWIVPTIAMVVVGVVFTRKASQQKAELVNQA from the coding sequence ATGTTAAGCGCACGCAATATCGCCGCTTTGGGCTTCATGACTTTCGCCATGTACTTAGGCGCGGGTAACCTGATCTTCCCTCCATTTTTGGGTTATCAAGCAGGTGAAAACTTTCTGAGCGGGATGTCTGGCTTCCTCTTGACGGGTGTAGGTCTGCCTGCAATGGCACTAGTAATGGTGGCTATCGTTAACGGTTCAGACAAACTAACCGCAGCCCTACCTAAACCTTTGGCAACCAGTTTTTGGGTGATGGTGTTTATCGTGATTGGCCCTGCGTTCGTAATACCACGTGCGATTACTGTGGCCTACCAATTTAGCTTTGCACCAATGTTTGGTGATGCCGCTTTGGTGCCTTTCACTATTGCCTTCTGCGTTATCACCATTTTATTCGCCCTATATCCGGGTAAGTTGGTCGACAACCTAGGTAAGATCTTAACTCCTGCTTTGATGGCTATCTTGGTGATCATGTCTGTGACCGCATTGGTTTACCCTGCTGGCGAACTAACCACAGCAACAGGTCCATACGTATCTGGCGCATTTGCTGAAGGCTTAACCCAAGGCTACATGACAATGGACGCGCTAGGCTCTATAGGTTTTGGTTGGATTATTTTCCGTGCGATTCGCAGCATGGGGGTAGATTGTCCGAAAGCCACCGCAAAATACACGCTAATCGCCGCTTTGATGTACGCGGTTGCGATGGCATTTGTTTACATCTCATTGGCTTACATTGGCTCGACGAGCTCATACTTAGGTTCTGAATTCAGTAACGGTGGCGATATCCTAACGGCGTTCACCTTCAACCACTTTGGTGCGTTTGGTTCACTATTGCTAGGTGCCGTAATGGTATTGGCTTGTTTGACTACTGCTATCGGCGTAACCACTGCAGGTAGTGAGTTTTACGATAATACTTTCAGCAAAGTGAACTACAAAGGCTGCGTTATTACGACCATGGTGTTGGCAGGTTTGATTGCTAACGTAGGTCTGGAGCAACTATTGGCTATCACATTGCCTGCGGTTGTGGTGCTTCACCCAGTGGCGATTGCATTGATGATCATGGCACCCGTGCGCAACAAGATGTCACAGTTCATGGTGGTAGCGACGGCGTTCACTGCTCTAGTGTTTGGTTGTGTTGATGCGCTGCACATCCTAGGTTACATGCCAGAAGCGGCAAACCAATGGTTAGACAGCAACATGCCGCTGTACCACTACTTTGCAAGTTGGATTGTTCCGACGATCGCTATGGTGGTTGTGGGCGTAGTATTTACCCGCAAGGCAAGCCAACAAAAAGCCGAGTTGGTGAACCAAGCCTAG